In the genome of Rhizobium etli 8C-3, one region contains:
- a CDS encoding NADH-quinone oxidoreductase subunit D, with protein sequence MTEHNVRNFNINFGPQHPAAHGVLRLVLELDGEIVERVDPHIGLLHRGTEKLIETKTYLQAVPYFDRLDYVAPMNQEHAYALAVEKLLGIEIPIRGQLIRVLYSEIGRILSHLLNVTTQAMDVGALTPPLWGFEEREKLMVFYERASGSRMHAAYFRPGGVHQDLPEKLVQDIGDWCDPFLKALDDIDDLLTGNRIFKQRNVDIGVVSLEDCWAWGFSGVMVRGSGAAWDLRRAQPYECYSDLEFDIPIGKNGDCYDRYLIRMIEMRESVRIMKQCVNRLLGDASTGPFSSVDGKVVPPKRGEMKRSMEALIHHFKLYTEGYHVPAGEVYAAVEAPKGEFGVYLVSDGSNKPYRCKIKAPGYAHLQAMDFMCRGHQLADVAAILGSLDIVFGEVDR encoded by the coding sequence ATGACCGAACATAACGTCCGCAACTTCAACATCAATTTCGGACCACAGCATCCGGCGGCGCACGGCGTTCTTCGTCTTGTCCTGGAGCTTGACGGCGAGATCGTGGAGCGCGTCGATCCGCATATCGGCCTGCTGCATCGCGGTACCGAGAAGTTGATCGAAACGAAGACTTACCTGCAGGCCGTTCCCTATTTCGACCGCCTCGACTATGTGGCGCCGATGAACCAGGAACATGCCTACGCGCTGGCCGTCGAAAAGCTGCTCGGCATCGAGATCCCGATTCGCGGTCAGCTGATCCGAGTCCTCTATTCGGAAATCGGCCGTATCCTGTCGCATCTCCTCAACGTCACGACCCAAGCCATGGACGTCGGCGCGCTGACGCCGCCGCTTTGGGGCTTCGAAGAGCGTGAAAAGCTGATGGTGTTTTATGAGCGCGCGTCCGGCTCGCGCATGCATGCGGCTTATTTTCGTCCAGGCGGCGTCCATCAGGATCTGCCGGAAAAACTCGTTCAGGATATCGGCGACTGGTGCGATCCGTTCCTGAAGGCGTTGGATGACATTGACGATCTTCTGACCGGCAACCGCATCTTCAAGCAACGCAACGTCGATATCGGCGTCGTATCGCTGGAAGATTGCTGGGCTTGGGGCTTCTCGGGCGTCATGGTCCGCGGTTCGGGCGCGGCCTGGGATCTTCGCCGCGCGCAGCCTTACGAGTGCTATTCCGATCTCGAGTTCGATATCCCGATCGGCAAGAACGGCGACTGTTATGACCGTTATCTGATCCGCATGATCGAAATGCGCGAATCGGTCCGCATCATGAAGCAGTGCGTAAACCGCCTGCTTGGCGATGCAAGCACTGGACCGTTCTCGTCGGTCGACGGCAAGGTCGTGCCGCCAAAGCGCGGCGAGATGAAGCGCTCCATGGAAGCTCTGATCCATCACTTCAAGCTCTATACCGAAGGCTACCACGTTCCCGCCGGCGAAGTTTATGCCGCCGTGGAGGCGCCGAAGGGCGAGTTCGGGGTCTATCTCGTCTCCGACGGCTCCAACAAGCCGTATCGCTGCAAGATCAAGGCTCCGGGCTATGCCCATCTTCAGGCGATGGATTTCATGTGCCGCGGCCACCAGTTGGCTGACGTCGCTGCCATTCTCGGCTCGCTCGACATCGTGTTCGGCGAGGTTGACCGCTGA
- the nuoH gene encoding NADH-quinone oxidoreductase subunit NuoH, translated as MDSFFSTYVWPGIIMVGQSLLLLVCLLIFIAYVLLADRKIWAAVQLRRGPNVVGPFGLFQSFADLLKFVFKEPIIPAGANKVVFLIAPLVAVLLALSTWAVVPLADGWVIADINVGILYIFAIASLEVYGIIMGGWASNSKYPFLGALRSAAQMVSYEVSIGFVIVSVLLCVGSLNLTDIVNAQHDGLGTMLGLPASFLDWHWLALFPMFIVFFVSALAETNRPPFDLPEAESELVAGFMVEYGSSPYMMFMLGEYAAVCLMCALTTILFLGGWLPPVDVWFLNWVPGIIWFTLKACLVFFMFAMVKAFVPRYRYDQLMRLGWKVFLPLSLAMVVIVAFVLKLMGWA; from the coding sequence ATGGACTCTTTCTTTTCCACATATGTCTGGCCGGGGATCATCATGGTCGGCCAGTCGCTTCTCCTGCTGGTCTGCCTTCTGATCTTCATCGCCTACGTGCTGCTTGCCGACCGCAAGATCTGGGCGGCGGTGCAGCTTCGCCGCGGCCCGAACGTCGTCGGCCCCTTCGGCCTGTTCCAGTCCTTTGCCGACCTTTTGAAGTTCGTCTTTAAGGAGCCCATCATCCCGGCGGGCGCCAACAAGGTCGTCTTCCTGATCGCGCCGCTCGTCGCCGTGCTTCTGGCGCTGTCCACCTGGGCGGTCGTGCCGCTCGCAGACGGCTGGGTGATTGCCGACATCAATGTCGGCATTCTCTATATCTTCGCGATCGCCTCGCTCGAGGTTTACGGCATCATCATGGGCGGCTGGGCTTCAAATTCGAAGTATCCGTTTCTCGGCGCTCTTCGCTCTGCCGCACAGATGGTGTCCTACGAAGTCTCGATCGGCTTCGTCATCGTCAGCGTTTTACTTTGCGTCGGTTCGCTGAACCTGACCGACATCGTCAACGCGCAGCATGACGGCCTTGGAACGATGCTCGGCCTGCCGGCCTCCTTCCTCGATTGGCATTGGCTCGCGCTGTTTCCGATGTTCATCGTCTTCTTCGTTTCCGCGCTCGCCGAAACCAACCGGCCGCCCTTCGATCTTCCGGAAGCCGAATCGGAGCTGGTCGCCGGCTTCATGGTCGAGTACGGCTCCTCGCCGTACATGATGTTCATGCTTGGCGAATACGCGGCCGTCTGCCTGATGTGCGCGCTGACGACGATCCTCTTCCTCGGCGGCTGGCTGCCCCCGGTCGACGTTTGGTTCCTGAACTGGGTACCGGGTATCATCTGGTTCACGCTGAAGGCCTGCCTGGTGTTCTTCATGTTCGCGATGGTCAAGGCCTTCGTGCCGCGCTACCGCTACGACCAGCTGATGCGCCTCGGCTGGAAGGTTTTCCTTCCGCTGTCGCTTGCCATGGTGGTCATCGTTGCATTCGTGCTGAAGCTGATGGGATGGGCATGA
- the nuoI gene encoding NADH-quinone oxidoreductase subunit NuoI, whose amino-acid sequence MASLSNAVSSLFLKEFVGAFFLSMRYFFRQKATINYPFEKGPVSPRFRGEHALRRYPNGEERCIACKLCEAICPAQAITIEAGPRRNDGTRRTVRYDIDMVKCIYCGFCQEACPVDAIVEGPNFEFATETREELYFDKQRLLDNGDRWEREIARNMAIDAPYR is encoded by the coding sequence ATGGCAAGCTTGTCCAACGCCGTCAGCTCGCTGTTCCTCAAGGAATTCGTTGGCGCATTCTTCTTGTCGATGCGCTATTTCTTTCGCCAGAAGGCGACGATCAACTACCCCTTCGAAAAGGGTCCTGTCAGCCCGCGCTTCCGCGGCGAACATGCGCTGCGCCGCTATCCGAACGGCGAAGAGCGCTGCATCGCCTGCAAGCTCTGCGAGGCGATCTGTCCCGCTCAGGCGATCACCATTGAAGCTGGACCGCGCCGCAATGACGGCACGCGCCGCACGGTGCGCTACGACATCGACATGGTGAAGTGCATCTATTGCGGCTTCTGCCAGGAGGCTTGCCCGGTCGACGCGATCGTCGAAGGCCCGAATTTCGAATTCGCCACGGAAACCCGCGAAGAGCTTTATTTCGACAAGCAGCGGCTTTTGGACAATGGCGACCGGTGGGAACGCGAGATTGCCCGCAACATGGCAATCGACGCACCGTACCGCTGA
- the nuoK gene encoding NADH-quinone oxidoreductase subunit NuoK yields the protein MVIGLSHYLTVSAILFTIGIFGIFLNRKNVIVILMSVELILLAVNINMVAFSSFLNDIVGQVFALFILTVAAAEAAIGLAILVVFYRNRGSIAVEDVNMMKG from the coding sequence ATGGTCATCGGTCTTTCCCATTACCTGACGGTTAGCGCCATCCTCTTCACGATCGGCATTTTCGGCATCTTCCTCAACCGGAAGAACGTCATCGTCATCTTGATGTCGGTCGAACTCATCCTGCTTGCGGTCAACATCAACATGGTCGCCTTCTCGTCGTTCCTGAACGACATCGTCGGCCAGGTCTTTGCACTGTTCATTCTGACCGTTGCTGCGGCTGAGGCAGCAATCGGTCTTGCAATTCTCGTTGTCTTCTACCGCAACCGCGGCTCGATCGCGGTCGAAGACGTTAATATGATGAAGGGCTGA
- a CDS encoding NADH-quinone oxidoreductase subunit E: MSVRRLAEDQFQPAAFAFNDENAAWADKTIKKYPAGRQQSAVIPLLMRAQEQDGWVTRAAIEKVANMLDMAYIRVLEVATFYTQFQLGPVGTRAHVQVCGTTPCMLRGSEGLMKVCKSKIHDHPFERNAEGTLSWEEVECLGACVNAPMVMIGKDTYEDLTPERLEEIIDTFNAGNGASIKPGPQIDRHFSSPEGGPTTLLAPDPKPKASARKAINDAVSLPPSEAGRPRSGDAETNPVLKTPHTAPKAAAKNVKAVEAAPLPAPAEKPAKAAAAPAAGKPALTDKNRPVGIEKPAAADDLKLISGVDPKIEAILNELGIFTYAQVAGWKKAEREWVDGYLNFNGRIERDDWAKQAKALAKGGEAEYIKVFGKKPR, translated from the coding sequence ATGTCCGTTCGTCGACTAGCCGAAGATCAATTCCAGCCTGCCGCATTCGCCTTCAATGACGAAAACGCGGCTTGGGCGGACAAAACGATCAAGAAATATCCCGCAGGCCGTCAGCAGTCGGCGGTCATCCCGCTGTTGATGCGGGCGCAGGAACAGGACGGCTGGGTCACCCGCGCGGCGATCGAGAAAGTCGCCAACATGCTGGACATGGCCTATATCCGTGTCCTCGAAGTCGCGACCTTCTACACCCAGTTCCAGTTGGGTCCGGTCGGCACGCGTGCGCACGTCCAGGTCTGCGGCACGACGCCCTGCATGCTGCGCGGATCTGAGGGCCTGATGAAGGTCTGCAAGAGCAAGATCCACGATCATCCGTTCGAGCGCAATGCCGAAGGCACGCTCTCCTGGGAGGAGGTCGAATGTCTCGGGGCCTGTGTGAACGCACCGATGGTGATGATCGGCAAGGACACCTACGAAGACCTGACGCCGGAGCGCCTGGAAGAGATCATCGACACGTTCAATGCCGGCAATGGGGCGAGCATCAAGCCCGGGCCGCAGATCGACCGTCATTTTTCCTCGCCTGAAGGCGGTCCGACGACGCTTCTGGCGCCGGATCCCAAGCCGAAGGCTTCCGCAAGGAAGGCCATCAACGATGCCGTCAGTCTTCCGCCTTCCGAGGCCGGCCGTCCAAGGAGCGGGGACGCTGAAACCAATCCGGTGCTGAAGACGCCCCATACCGCGCCGAAGGCCGCGGCCAAGAATGTCAAGGCCGTCGAAGCTGCGCCGCTGCCTGCACCGGCCGAAAAGCCCGCAAAGGCAGCCGCTGCTCCAGCCGCCGGCAAGCCGGCGCTGACCGACAAGAACCGCCCGGTCGGCATCGAAAAGCCGGCAGCTGCGGACGATCTCAAGCTGATCTCGGGCGTCGATCCGAAGATCGAGGCCATTTTGAACGAACTCGGCATCTTCACCTACGCGCAGGTCGCAGGCTGGAAGAAGGCCGAACGCGAGTGGGTCGATGGATACTTGAACTTCAATGGCCGCATCGAGCGCGACGACTGGGCCAAGCAGGCCAAGGCGCTCGCCAAGGGCGGCGAAGCGGAATATATCAAGGTCTTTGGCAAGAAGCCGCGGTAA
- a CDS encoding NADH-quinone oxidoreductase subunit J, with protein MGLQALFFYLFAFVAVASAFMVISAKNPVHSVLFLIVTFFNAAGLFLLLGAEFLAMILLVVYVGAVAVLFLFVVMMLDIDFTELRAGVLEYAPIGGLIGLVLAAELIVVVGGSVISPEVAKTVAMPIPAITERTNTAALGDVLYTNYVYFFQIAGLVLLVAMIGAIVLTLRHRTNIKRQNIPRQVARTPATAVEVVTVKPGQGL; from the coding sequence ATGGGTCTGCAGGCTCTATTTTTCTATCTTTTCGCCTTTGTCGCGGTAGCGTCGGCGTTCATGGTCATCTCGGCGAAGAATCCGGTTCATTCGGTTCTTTTCCTCATCGTGACCTTCTTCAATGCCGCAGGCCTCTTCCTGCTGCTCGGCGCCGAGTTCTTGGCGATGATCCTGCTCGTTGTCTATGTCGGCGCAGTCGCGGTCCTCTTCCTCTTCGTGGTCATGATGCTCGACATCGACTTCACGGAGCTGCGAGCGGGCGTTCTCGAATACGCTCCGATCGGCGGTCTGATCGGTCTGGTTCTTGCCGCCGAGCTCATCGTCGTTGTCGGCGGCAGCGTGATCTCTCCGGAAGTCGCAAAGACCGTTGCGATGCCGATCCCGGCCATTACCGAGCGCACGAATACCGCCGCCCTCGGCGACGTGCTCTATACGAATTACGTCTATTTCTTCCAGATCGCCGGCCTGGTGCTTCTTGTCGCGATGATCGGAGCGATCGTGCTGACGCTCAGGCACCGTACCAATATCAAGCGGCAGAATATTCCGAGGCAGGTTGCCCGCACGCCCGCAACTGCCGTCGAGGTGGTCACGGTCAAGCCGGGGCAGGGCCTCTAA
- the nuoF gene encoding NADH-quinone oxidoreductase subunit NuoF encodes MLQDKDRIFTNIYGLKDKSLRGAMSRGHWDGTKQILEKGRDWIVNEMKASGLRGRGGAGFPTGLKWSFMPKESDGRPHYLVVNADESEPGTCKDRDIMRHDPHTLIEGCVIASFAMGANAAYIYVRGEYIREREALQAAIDECYDAGLLGKNNKLGWDMEIYVHHGAGAYICGEETALLESLEGKKGQPRLKPPFPANMGLYGCPTTVNNVESIAVAPTILRRGAGWFSSIGRPNNVGTKLFMLSGHVNKPCTVEEEMGITFRELVDRHAGGIRGGWDNLLAVIPGGASCPIVPAKDIIDCPMDFDGLRAVGSSFGTAAAIVMDKSTDVIKAIARISAFFKHESCGQCTPCREGTGWMWRVMERMAKGNAHKREIDMLFQVTKQIEGHTICALGDAAAWPVQGLIRNFRPEIEARIDQYTASALDHGAVLEAAE; translated from the coding sequence ATGTTACAAGATAAGGACCGCATCTTTACCAACATCTACGGCCTCAAGGACAAGTCCCTGAGAGGCGCGATGAGCCGCGGCCACTGGGACGGCACCAAGCAGATCCTCGAAAAGGGCCGCGACTGGATCGTCAACGAGATGAAGGCGTCCGGCCTTCGCGGCCGTGGCGGCGCAGGTTTTCCGACCGGTCTCAAATGGTCCTTCATGCCGAAGGAAAGCGATGGCCGGCCGCACTATCTCGTCGTCAATGCCGACGAGTCAGAGCCCGGCACCTGCAAGGACCGCGACATCATGCGCCACGATCCGCATACGCTGATCGAAGGCTGCGTGATTGCGAGTTTCGCCATGGGCGCCAACGCCGCCTACATCTATGTCCGCGGCGAATACATCCGTGAGCGCGAGGCGCTACAGGCGGCGATCGACGAATGCTATGATGCGGGCCTTCTCGGCAAGAACAACAAGCTCGGATGGGACATGGAAATCTATGTCCATCACGGCGCCGGCGCTTACATCTGCGGCGAAGAAACCGCACTGCTCGAAAGCCTTGAGGGCAAGAAGGGGCAGCCGCGCCTGAAGCCGCCGTTCCCGGCCAATATGGGTCTCTACGGCTGCCCGACGACTGTCAACAACGTCGAATCGATCGCCGTTGCCCCGACGATCCTTCGCCGCGGGGCCGGCTGGTTCTCCTCGATCGGCCGTCCGAACAATGTCGGCACCAAACTTTTCATGCTCTCCGGCCACGTCAACAAGCCGTGCACGGTCGAAGAGGAAATGGGCATCACCTTCCGCGAGCTTGTCGACCGTCACGCCGGTGGCATTCGCGGCGGCTGGGACAACCTGCTCGCCGTCATTCCGGGCGGCGCCTCGTGCCCGATCGTGCCCGCCAAGGACATCATCGACTGCCCGATGGATTTCGACGGCCTGCGCGCTGTCGGTTCGTCCTTTGGCACGGCCGCCGCGATCGTCATGGACAAGTCCACGGACGTCATCAAGGCGATCGCCCGCATCTCGGCTTTCTTCAAGCACGAAAGCTGCGGTCAGTGCACGCCGTGCCGCGAAGGCACTGGCTGGATGTGGCGCGTGATGGAGCGTATGGCCAAGGGCAATGCCCACAAGCGCGAGATAGACATGCTCTTCCAGGTCACCAAGCAGATCGAAGGCCACACCATCTGTGCGCTCGGCGATGCTGCCGCATGGCCGGTGCAGGGTCTGATCCGCAACTTTCGTCCGGAGATCGAAGCGCGCATCGATCAGTATACGGCGAGCGCTTTGGATCACGGTGCGGTTCTCGAGGCAGCGGAGTAG
- a CDS encoding 5' DNA nuclease — translation MTKASGSTGKDGVADFQADFGRLAAEMVERALPMHPLMAPPVAAMAAATAIGFGFSTQLAGAFFGALQGVFEESNRLAEALDDTPPEEPKPEVRVKPENIRPAVVKKAKLSIVGETGSKPTEPKKPPARAKKADDLKLIAGIGPKLEQVLNAKGIRTFAEIAGWTDAEIAKLDAELGFNGRIARDDWTGQAKALSAKGRKRT, via the coding sequence ATGACGAAGGCATCTGGCAGCACAGGCAAGGATGGAGTGGCCGATTTCCAGGCGGACTTCGGCCGTCTTGCAGCCGAGATGGTGGAGCGGGCTCTGCCGATGCATCCCCTGATGGCCCCGCCTGTAGCGGCGATGGCTGCGGCAACTGCGATCGGCTTTGGTTTCTCGACGCAGCTTGCTGGCGCTTTCTTCGGCGCTCTGCAGGGTGTGTTTGAGGAGTCCAACAGGCTGGCGGAAGCGCTTGACGACACGCCGCCGGAAGAGCCAAAGCCGGAAGTGCGCGTCAAGCCGGAGAATATCCGGCCGGCAGTGGTTAAGAAGGCCAAGCTCTCGATTGTCGGCGAAACGGGATCAAAGCCTACTGAACCGAAGAAGCCGCCAGCACGTGCGAAGAAGGCAGACGACCTGAAACTGATCGCCGGCATCGGTCCGAAGCTCGAGCAGGTGCTGAATGCGAAGGGCATCCGGACCTTTGCCGAGATTGCCGGCTGGACGGATGCGGAAATCGCAAAGCTCGACGCCGAACTTGGTTTCAACGGCCGCATCGCACGCGACGATTGGACCGGACAGGCCAAGGCGCTTTCTGCCAAGGGCCGTAAGCGGACGTGA
- the nuoG gene encoding NADH-quinone oxidoreductase subunit NuoG — protein MAKLKIDGNEIEVPDHYTLIQACEEAGAEVPRFCFHERLSVAGNCRMCLVEVKGGPPKPQASCAMGVRDIRGGPNGELPEVFTNTPMVKKAREGVMEFLLINHPLDCPICDQGGECDLQDQAMAFGIDTSRYQEDKRAVEDKYIGPLVKTVMNRCIHCTRCVRFTTEVAGISELGLIGRGEDAEITTYLEQAMTSELQGNVVDLCPVGALTSKPFAFTARPWELNKTESIDVMDALGSAIRVDTRGREVMRILPRVNEAINEEWISDKSRFIWDGLKTQRLDKPYVRKGGRLQPASWAEAFGAIRAAVSKTTGEKIGAIAGDLASVEEMYALRELVKSLGSENLDCRQDGTALDPSLGRASYLFNPTIEGIERADALLIIGANPRFEAAVLNARIRKRWRRGGFPIGVIGQGGDLRYDYEYIGAGGDTLKDLVDGNHAFAKVLAEAKKPLIIIGQGALSRTDGAGVLASAAKLAVNVGAVAEDWNGFAVLHTAASRVGGLDLGFVPGAKGVNAAAMLASMDVLFLLGADELDFSAKKAKLTVYIGSHGDSGAHHADVILPAAAYTEKSGTWVNTEGRVQMGSRAGFAPGDAREDWAILRALSDVLGKKLPFDSLGELRSKLYAAFPHFAAVDEIAVGDSAKIAALAKKAGKMNKSGFASPVKDFYLTNPIARASAVMAECSALARNNFKVAAE, from the coding sequence ATGGCAAAACTGAAGATAGACGGCAACGAGATCGAAGTTCCGGATCATTACACGCTCATCCAGGCGTGTGAGGAAGCCGGCGCTGAAGTTCCGCGCTTCTGCTTCCATGAGCGGCTGTCGGTCGCCGGCAACTGCCGTATGTGCCTTGTTGAGGTGAAGGGCGGTCCGCCGAAGCCGCAGGCATCCTGCGCTATGGGAGTTCGCGACATTCGCGGCGGCCCGAATGGCGAGCTCCCGGAAGTCTTCACCAACACGCCGATGGTCAAAAAGGCCCGCGAAGGCGTCATGGAATTCCTCCTGATCAATCATCCGCTCGATTGCCCGATCTGCGACCAGGGCGGCGAATGCGACCTGCAGGACCAGGCGATGGCCTTCGGAATCGACACGTCGCGCTATCAGGAAGACAAGCGCGCCGTCGAAGACAAGTATATCGGTCCGCTCGTAAAGACGGTCATGAACCGCTGCATCCACTGCACGCGCTGCGTCCGCTTCACGACGGAAGTCGCCGGCATCTCGGAACTCGGCCTGATCGGCCGCGGCGAGGACGCCGAAATCACCACCTATCTCGAGCAGGCGATGACCTCCGAGCTTCAGGGCAACGTCGTCGACCTTTGCCCGGTCGGCGCGCTGACCTCGAAACCCTTCGCCTTCACCGCCCGTCCGTGGGAGCTGAACAAGACGGAATCGATCGACGTCATGGACGCGCTCGGCTCCGCCATCCGCGTCGATACCCGCGGCCGCGAGGTCATGCGCATCCTGCCCCGGGTCAACGAGGCGATCAACGAGGAGTGGATATCCGACAAGAGCCGCTTCATCTGGGACGGGCTGAAGACGCAGCGTCTCGACAAACCCTATGTCCGCAAGGGTGGCCGCCTGCAGCCTGCGAGCTGGGCCGAAGCCTTCGGCGCGATCAGGGCTGCAGTTTCCAAGACGACGGGCGAAAAGATCGGTGCGATCGCCGGCGACCTCGCCTCGGTCGAGGAAATGTACGCGCTCCGTGAACTGGTGAAGTCGCTCGGTTCGGAGAACCTCGACTGTCGCCAGGATGGGACGGCACTCGATCCGTCGCTCGGCCGCGCAAGCTACCTCTTCAACCCGACGATCGAAGGCATCGAACGGGCTGATGCGCTGCTCATCATCGGCGCCAACCCGCGCTTCGAGGCTGCCGTGCTCAACGCCCGCATCCGCAAGCGCTGGCGCCGCGGCGGCTTTCCGATCGGCGTGATCGGCCAAGGCGGTGACCTGCGTTACGATTACGAATATATCGGTGCTGGAGGGGATACGCTGAAGGATCTGGTGGATGGCAACCATGCCTTCGCCAAGGTTCTGGCAGAGGCCAAGAAGCCGCTGATCATCATCGGCCAGGGCGCGCTTTCCCGCACGGATGGCGCGGGTGTCCTGGCAAGCGCTGCAAAGCTCGCCGTCAATGTCGGCGCCGTGGCCGAAGACTGGAACGGTTTTGCCGTCCTGCACACTGCCGCATCGCGTGTCGGCGGCCTCGATCTGGGCTTCGTGCCCGGCGCCAAGGGCGTCAACGCGGCTGCCATGCTGGCCTCCATGGACGTGCTTTTCCTGCTCGGCGCTGACGAACTGGACTTTAGCGCCAAGAAGGCCAAGCTCACGGTCTATATCGGCTCGCACGGCGACAGCGGCGCGCACCATGCCGACGTCATCCTGCCGGCTGCCGCCTATACTGAAAAGTCGGGCACTTGGGTCAACACCGAAGGCCGCGTCCAGATGGGCAGCCGCGCCGGTTTCGCACCGGGCGATGCCCGCGAAGACTGGGCGATCCTGCGTGCGCTTTCCGACGTCCTGGGCAAGAAGCTTCCCTTTGATTCGCTTGGCGAACTGCGCTCGAAACTCTATGCGGCGTTCCCCCATTTCGCCGCCGTCGACGAGATCGCCGTAGGCGACAGCGCCAAAATTGCCGCACTGGCCAAAAAAGCCGGGAAGATGAACAAATCCGGGTTTGCGTCACCGGTCAAAGACTTCTATTTGACGAACCCGATCGCACGCGCCTCGGCTGTCATGGCCGAATGCTCGGCATTGGCCCGCAACAACTTCAAAGTTGCGGCAGAGTAA